The Streptomyces sp. NBC_00102 genome segment TCGAGAAGCAGGCGGAGTGCGCGGCGGCGATGAGCTCCTCCGGGCTGGTCTTGCCGTTGGCCTGCTCGGCACGCGAGGGCCAGGAAACCGGGAACGCGCCGACACCGGAGGAGTCGAGGGTGACGACACCGCTGCCGTCCATCAGGTTGCCGTCCCAGACCGTGTGCGCCGTACGCGTGGTAGCCATGGTGAATCCCTTCGGAAAAAGTGTGCGCGAATCGCGCGGAACCGCGGCACCTCGTGCGCCGCGGAACCGGTGAACGACACGGCCACCCGGAGGAGTCGTGCCGTCACCCCCACGAACCTACTGCGCCACCAGCCCCTTGGCGTCCCGTGCCAGCGCCGTCAGCCGTGAGATCGCGCGGAAGTACTTCTTCCGGTACCCGCCGTTCAGCATCTCCTCGCTGAACAGCCGGTCGAAGGGTATGCCCGAGGCGAGGACCGGGATCTCACGGTCGTACAGACGGTCGGCGAGCACCACCAGACGCAGCGCCGTGGACTGGTCCGGCACCGGTACCACCCCGGTGAGGCAGACCGCCTCCACCCCGTCCGTCATGGCCCCGTACCGGCTGGGGTGCACCTCGGCCAGGTGCCCGAGGAGGGCGGAGAAGTCGTCCAGCGCCGCACCCGGGGTGGCGTACGCGGCCCTGGTGACCTGCTCGTCGTCGAAGGGCGGCGGGGCCTCGGGCAGGCCCCGGTGCCGGTAGTCCTGGCCGTCGATCCGCAGCGGACGGAAGTGCGCGGAGAGGCCCTGGATCTCGCGGAGGAAATCGGCGGCGGCGAACCGGCCCTCGCCGAGCTTGCCCGGCAGCGTGTTGGAGGTCGCCGCCAGCGCCACGCCCGCCTCCACCAGCCTGCTGAGCAGCGAGGAGACCAGCACGGTGTCGCCCGGGTCGTCGAGCTCGAACTCGTCGATGCAGAGCAGCCGGTGCCCGCTCAGGGTCTTCACGGTCTGCTGGAAACCCAGCGCGCCGACGAGGTTCGTCAGCTCCACGAACGTGCCGAAGGCCTTCAGCGCCGGCTCGGCGGGCGTCGCGTGCCAGAGCGAGGCGAGCAGATGGGTCTTGCCGACGCCGTACCCGCCGTCGAGGTAGACCCCGCGCGGACCGGCCGGGGCCGCGGGCTTCTTGGCGAACCACCTCCGCTTGCCCTCGCCCGAGGCGGTCGACCCGCCGAGACCGGCGGCGAAAGAGCTGAGGACCGTGACGGCCTCGCTCTGGCTCGGCTGGGTCGGGTCGGGTACGTACGTGGCGAAACGCACCGCATCGAAGCGCGGCGGCGGCACCATCTCGGCGACCAGACGGTCGGCGGGGACGTGCGGCCGGCGGGCGCACAGGGACAGCGGAGTCGCGCCGGTGAGGGAGTTCGCACCCGGAGCGGTGGTGGAGGACGACACAACTGTCCACCTTAAGGGCCGTGCCACACTGCCTGACATGCGAAGCCTGTTCCCTGTGACGGACCTGACAGTCACCGCCACCCCCGCCCCGGCCGGCGCCGAAGACCGCGAGTGGAGTTTCGACGAGCTGGCCGAGGCGTACGCCTACCCCGCGGGCCCCGGACCCTGGCTGCGCGCCAACATGGTGACCACCCTGGACGGCGCCGCCCAGCACGACGGCCGCTCGCAGTCCATCTCGTCCCCCTCGGACATGCGCGTCTTCGGCACCCTGCGCGGCCTCGCCGACGTCGTGATCGCCGGCGCCGAGACGGTACGTACGGAGGGCTACCGGCCCGCCCGCGCCCGGGAGGTGTTCGCCGCGCGGCGGGCGGCCGCCGGGCAGTCGCCCGCCCCCGTCGTCGCCGTGGTCAGCGCGAGCCTGGACCTGGACTTCTCGGCTCCGCTCTACACCGAGCCGCTGGTCCCCACCGTGGTGCTCACCGGGTCCGCCGCACCGGCCGAGCGGGTCTCGGCGGCACGGAAGGCGGGCGCCCGGGTGGTGGTCGCCGGCGAGGGGACCCGGGTCGACCCCGCCAGGGCCGTACGCGAACTGGCCGCCCTCGGGCTGACCCGGCAGCTGACGGAGGGCGGGCCCCGGCTGCTCGGCCAGTTCGTCGCCGCGGGTGTGCTGGACGAGCTCTGCCTGACCGTCTCGCCCGTGCTGACGGCCGGGGACGCGCAGCGGATCTCGGGAGGTCCGTCCGTACCGGTGCCCGCACGGTTCGCCCTGGCGGGGCTGCTGGAGGAGGACGGTTTCCTGTTCACGCGGTACCGCCGTCCCCGACTCGCCGGGAGCGCCGCGACTCCGCCCGGCTCTTAGCGCCTGTACCGGGTTCCGGGCCGGGCTCGCGGCTCATCCGGCCCGGAAACTCGATACGGGCACTAACGGAATTTCCCGTTCCGCTTGCCTTCCGCTGGGCACACTTACCTCAGCAATCTCCGTGCGATCACGGGGAAGGATGGTTTCAGCAACGGCCCTCCACCAGGCCGGCCGGATGAAGAAGCGGAAGGGCGCCCGTCGTGTTCACAAGCGTTTTGATGATCGAGAAGCCGCTCACCCCCGAGGACGTCGACTTCGTCACGACCCTCCACGGCGACGAGCGGATCTCGTTCATCGTGCTCATGCAGCCGCGCGGCGACCAGGCCGACG includes the following:
- the zapE gene encoding cell division protein ZapE, with translation MSSSTTAPGANSLTGATPLSLCARRPHVPADRLVAEMVPPPRFDAVRFATYVPDPTQPSQSEAVTVLSSFAAGLGGSTASGEGKRRWFAKKPAAPAGPRGVYLDGGYGVGKTHLLASLWHATPAEPALKAFGTFVELTNLVGALGFQQTVKTLSGHRLLCIDEFELDDPGDTVLVSSLLSRLVEAGVALAATSNTLPGKLGEGRFAAADFLREIQGLSAHFRPLRIDGQDYRHRGLPEAPPPFDDEQVTRAAYATPGAALDDFSALLGHLAEVHPSRYGAMTDGVEAVCLTGVVPVPDQSTALRLVVLADRLYDREIPVLASGIPFDRLFSEEMLNGGYRKKYFRAISRLTALARDAKGLVAQ
- a CDS encoding pyrimidine reductase family protein; this encodes MRSLFPVTDLTVTATPAPAGAEDREWSFDELAEAYAYPAGPGPWLRANMVTTLDGAAQHDGRSQSISSPSDMRVFGTLRGLADVVIAGAETVRTEGYRPARAREVFAARRAAAGQSPAPVVAVVSASLDLDFSAPLYTEPLVPTVVLTGSAAPAERVSAARKAGARVVVAGEGTRVDPARAVRELAALGLTRQLTEGGPRLLGQFVAAGVLDELCLTVSPVLTAGDAQRISGGPSVPVPARFALAGLLEEDGFLFTRYRRPRLAGSAATPPGS